In the Harmonia axyridis chromosome 3, icHarAxyr1.1, whole genome shotgun sequence genome, one interval contains:
- the LOC123675292 gene encoding 52 kDa repressor of the inhibitor of the protein kinase-like, with product MEVITRAIDKLFPEAKSTRLKQLCPTRWVERHDSILLLQEMLPAVQEALEEVSHWKDVESASMASQLLCALHSSSFMISLQVKARVFSLSSPLARFLQHEHIDLLNAMNIVTNLKGTIEKIRTNAEEEFATIFNASETIAELLSTSIKAPRRTGRQTLRCNIETDNPQSYFKVSLFLPFLDHFLSELNSRFLKHQDVLKSFECLIPTSTSNAEVTRTQEESFKTLLNFYQEDIQIGDIAAIGELHMWYERVKDLKISSREAINYYTACHQDVFPTINTLLKTLITLPVSTSTSERSFSSLRRLKTYLRNTTGQQRLNELAMLNTHRELDINAAEVLDELAKTPRRLEFRLS from the coding sequence ATGGAGGTTATTACAAGAGCAATTGATAAACTGTTCCCTGAAGCCAAATCTACTCGTTTAAAACAACTCTGTCCAACTAGGTGGGTTGAGCGCCATGATTCAATATTACTACTTCAAGAAATGTTACCTGCTGTCCAGGAGGCTCTTGAAGAAGTTTCACATTGGAAGGATGTAGAATCAGCGTCGATGGCATCGCAGCTTTTATGTGCACTTCACAGTTCATCCTTTATGATCAGTTTGCAAGTGAAGGCTAGAGTATTTTCCTTAAGTTCACCCCTTGCTCGATTTTTGCAGCATGAACATATCGATCTTTTAAATGCTATGAACATTGTGACTAATCTAAAAGGGACGATAGAAAAAATCAGAACCAATGCTGAAGAAGAATTCGCAACCATATTTAACGCATCAGAGACTATAGCTGAATTACTCAGTACCTCAATAAAAGCCCCAAGAAGAACTGGACGACAAACTCTTAGGTGCAACATTGAAACCGACAATCCTCAATCATACTTTAAGGTATCCCtatttttgccatttttagATCACTTTTTAAGTGAATTAAATAGTCGCTTTCTGAAACATCAAGACGTACTGAAAAGTTTTGAGTGTCTTATACCGACCTCTACCAGTAATGCTGAAGTCACCAGAACACAGGAAGAAAGTTTTAAAACGCTCCTGAATTTCTATCAGGAAGATATTCAAATTGGTGATATCGCTGCCATTGGGGAACTCCATATGTGGTACGAGAGggtgaaagatttgaaaataaGCTCAAGAGAGGCAATCAATTATTACACTGCCTGCCATCAGGATGTTTTCCCAACTATCAACACCCTCCTGAAAACTCTTATCACTCTTCCTGTATCGACATCAACCAGTGAAAGGTCCTTCTCATCTCTTAGAAGATTGAAAACATACTTAAGGAACACAACTGGCCAGCAAAGGTTGAACGAGCTTGCTATGCTCAATACTCACAGAGAGCTAGATATCAATGCTGCTGAAGTGTTGGACGAGCTGGCAAAAACACCTCGTCGTCTTGAATTTAGACTTTCTTGA
- the LOC123675291 gene encoding piggyBac transposable element-derived protein 4-like produces the protein MSDNLPLQTLVQMHRSQNIIEWGNLQTSVFPPEPFIADTGLPQFIRDRESLNPYEAFNLLITDDILNHMLFQTNLYAEQQYQVSAKPYKKAEMDEIKTFLGINILMGQKKYPSYRDHWSTSPDLHDPYISQVMTLHRFGWFLTNFHLNDNSVIPERSSINYDKLYKLRPFLDSLKNNFQLCLQPHENIAVDESMI, from the coding sequence ATGAGTGACAATTTGCCATTACAGACATTGGTCCAGATGCATAGGTCTCAAAATATAATAGAATGGGGCAATCTCCAGACTAGTGTATTCCCACCAGAACCATTTATTGCCGATACCGGTCTACCACAATTCATTAGAGATCGTGAAAGCCTGAATCCTTATGAAGCTTTCAATCTATTGATCACTgatgatattttgaatcatatgcTTTTTCAAACCAATCTATATGCGGAGCAGCAGTACCAAGTGTCTGCAAAACCTTATAAAAAGGCAGAAAtggatgaaataaaaacttttttgggAATTAATATTCTGATGGGCCAAAAAAAATATCCCAGCTACAGAGATCACTGGTCTACATCTCCGGATCTTCACGATCCGTATATTAGCCAAGTGATGACCTTACATAGATTTGGATGGTTTCTCACAAATTTTCATCTGAACGATAATAGCGTAATTCCAGAACGCAGCAGTATTAACTATGACAAATTGTATAAGTTGAGACCGTTTCTGGATtccttaaaaaataattttcaattgtgCCTTCAACCCCATGAAAACATAGCCGTAGATGAGTCTATGATATAA
- the LOC123674504 gene encoding uncharacterized protein LOC123674504, with protein MSIKMEEMNERLKHIEVTQQPNTANLKFFLENLPCDSMEDMKRLNDLLEKEEEKNNFMNYLQTFGGAHPKDRVKRMMKTIMTNKLALSCSWLGLRNNIRASDFLCIKIAQSKILWY; from the exons atgtccataaaaatggaagaaaTGAATGAAAGGCTCAAACATATAGAAGTGACCCAACAACCGAACACTGCCAATTTAAAATTCTTTCTGGAGAATCTTCCATGTGATAGCATGGAAGATATGAAAAGACTAAATGACCTGCTGGAGAAGGAGGAAGAGAAAAATAACTTT ATGAACTACCTTCAAACATTTGGCGGTGCACACCCTAAAGATAGGGTGAAGAGAATGATGAAAACTATTATGACAAACAAGCTAGCATTGAGTTGCTCCTGGCTGGGCTTGAGGAATAATATAAGAGCAAGTGATTTCCTCTGCATAAAAATAGCTCAAAGTAAGATTCTATGGTATTAG
- the LOC123675293 gene encoding uncharacterized protein K02A2.6-like, translated as MSQDKAHQSEIVVVSNNICQLNGFKVGDDFEIFAQYFIANAVGDDRKTAVLLTLVDENVYKTIKNLSRVSVFRKRIIFNNLRQGEESISEWFVKIKQLAAPCKFGNSVNERVKDKFVTGLRSGPILDRLCEETEDKPLPALYEIAVGKEAALKETRVVDVNKMKPYHERKKSVVHQKETKVSPKHEDKKNGPKCFACDGVDHDFAKFCLNGRLFKMEVDTGAGLSCMPFNIYLKHFNSIPLSETQVKLKTYDGTVIIPKGCLNLKVGIKGIEQNCSLMVVENGSRLLLGRDLLRKFDLDLISLFRDINLLEKKGNLVQLLERFENLFKNELGFYNGAEISLEICPNTKPIFCKPRPVPYAYREKVKEELSRLLELGVIEKVDHAEWGTPLVIALKPNSKDIRLCANYKATINKYLVDVNHPLPLIQTIFAALQGGKQFTKLDYKDAYNQLQVNEKTGLLLAWSTDLGIFKLKRLPFGTKPACAIFQSILEKVLSGISGVVVFIDDIVVTGRTKEEHLQNLEQVLSRLEKFGFMLNKQKCEFFKDSITYLGHHISVDGLTKDFDKVSGILKCSQPKNVTEVKAFCGMVNYYHKFIPNISVILKPMYELRKKNTQFKWSYECNKAFELIKKELVSDKVLTHYCLDKPLRLSCDASFYGIGACLSHVESYGPEDFIEEAVTEQQNVFEDNQGSGFEMKLLDDNDIDDPIFVSGTTSDSESCSNDSFVGACDVRPRDVFNPVSLVPYTDSDDSEDYGSTEAQRNG; from the exons ATGTCTCAAGATAAAGCCCATCAATCCGAAATTGTGGTTGTGAGCAACAATATTTGTCAATTGAATGGTTTTAAAGTTGGCGACGACTTCGAAATTTTTGCACAATATTTTATTGCCAATGCAGTTGGAGACGACAGAAAAACTGCTGTTCTACTTACTCTGGTGGACGAAAACGTTTATAAAACGATTAAAAATTTAT CTAGAGTGAGTGTCTTCCGTAAAcgtattatattcaataatttgagACAAGGGGAAGAATCCATAAGCGAGTGGTTCGTTAAAATTAAACAACTTGCTGCCCCATGTAAATTTGgaaattctgtcaatgaaagAGTCAAGGACAAGTTTGTAACCGGCTTGAGAAGTGGTCCTATTTTAGACAGACTTTGCGAGGAAACTGAAGATAAGCCCTTACCGGCGTTGTATGAAATTGCTGTTGGAAAAGAAGCAGCTTTAAAGGAGACAAGGGTGGTGGATGTTAACAAAATGAAGCCATACCACGAAAGGAAGAAATCAGTAGTACATCAAAAGGAGACGAAGGTGTCACCGAAGCACGAAGATAAGAAGAATGGTCCGAAGTGTTTTGCATGTGATGGTGTAGATCATGATTTCGCTAAGT TTTGCTTGAACGGTAGATTATTTAAGATGGAAGTCGATACAGGAGCAGGTCTGAGTTGTATGCCATTTAATATTTATCTGAAGCATTTCAACAGTATTCCGTTGTCGGAAACTCAAGTTAAATTGAAAACGTATGATGGAACGGTTATTATTCCTAAGGGTTGTTTGAATTTGAAGGTAGGTATTAAGGGTATTGAACAGAATTGTAGTTTGATGGTAGTTGAAAATGGAAGTAGACTACTATTGGGAAGAGATTTattgagaaaatttgatttaGATTTAATTTCATTGTTTAGAGATATCAATttacttgaaaaaaaaggaaacttGGTTCAGTTGTTggaaagatttgaaaatttattcaaaaatgaacttGGTTTTTATAATGGTGCTGAGATCTCATTGGAGATTTGTCCAAATACTAAACCAATTTTCTGTAAACCAAGGCCAGTACCTTATGCTTATAGAGAAAAAGTAAAAGAGGAATTATCCAGACTACTAGAATTAGGTGTGATCGAAAAAGTGGATCATGCTGAGTGGGGTACTCCATTGGTAATTGCATTGAAGCCCAATAGCAAAGATATCCGGTTGTGCGCTAATTATAAGGCAACAATCAACAAATATTTAGTTGATGTGAATCATCCATTACCACTGATACAGACAATATTTGCTGCTTTACAGGGTGGTAAACAATTCACTAAGTTAGACTACAAAGATGCTTATAATCAATTGCAAGTGAACGAAAAAACAGGGTTACTTTTAGCATGGAGCACAGATTTAggtatttttaaattgaaaaggtTACCATTTGGTACCAAACCTGCTTGtgcaatatttcaatcaattttggaaaaagtattAAGTGGAATATCGGGAGTAGTAGTTTTTATAGACGATATTGTTGTTACAGGTAGAACGAAAGAAGAACATTTacaaaatttagaacaagtattGAGTAGACTTGAGAAATTCGgttttatgttgaataaacaaaAGTGTGAATTCTTTAAAGACAGTATAACCTATTTAGGTCATCATATTTCAGTTGATGGTTTAACGAAAGATTTTGATAAAGTTTCAGGAATTTTGAAATGTTCTCAACCCAAAAATGTGACCGAAGTGAAAGCTTTTTGCGGAATGGTCAACTATTATCATAAGTTCATtccaaatatttcagttattttgaaaCCTATGTATGAATTACGCAAGAAAAATACTCAATTTAAATGGTCGTATGAGTGTAATAAAGCATTTGagttaataaaaaaagaattagtaTCCGATAAAGTTTTAACGCATTATTGTTTGGATAAGCCTTTGAGGTTATCTTGTGATGCATCATTTTACGGTATAGGAGCTTGTTTATCGCATGTAGAATCCTATG gaCCTGAAGATTTTATTGAAGAAGCTGTTACCGAACAACAAAATGTTTTTGAGGATAATCAGGGGTCCGGTTTCGAAATGAAGTTATTGGATGATAATGACATAGATGATCCAATTTTCGTTTCCGGGACAACATCAGACAGTGAGTCTTGCTCAAATGATTCGTTTGTAGGTGCTTGCGACGTGCGTCCGAGAGACGTATTCAATCCAGTTTCTTTAGTTCCTTATACTGACTCAGATGATTCAGAAGATTATGGAAGTACTGAGGCGCAAAGAAAcggatga